From the Chitinispirillales bacterium genome, one window contains:
- a CDS encoding bifunctional 5,10-methylene-tetrahydrofolate dehydrogenase/5,10-methylene-tetrahydrofolate cyclohydrolase (catalyzes the formation of 5,10-methenyltetrahydrofolate from 5,10-methylenetetrahydrofolate and subsequent formation of 10-formyltetrahydrofolate from 5,10-methenyltetrahydrofolate) has translation MSQPIVLDGKMLAAKIEDELKSRICELKNKNGNAPLILATILVGNDPASATYVKMKGNACLRIGLEPMKIELPHDTSTKKLLEKIEDLNQNKNVFGILLQHPVPSQINERAAFDKILLKKDVDGVTSLGFGKMAMGETVFGSATPSGIMRLIDYYGINCAGKNALVVGRSAILGKPAAMMLLNKNATVTVCHSQTKNLDKMIKDAEIVVGAVGKPKFIKGEWIADNAVIIDAGYHPQQKCGDIDLENCKDRSFAYTPVPGGVGPMTIASLMEQTTISAEKSLGN, from the coding sequence ATGTCGCAGCCGATTGTTCTTGACGGTAAAATGTTAGCCGCAAAAATAGAAGACGAATTAAAGAGCAGAATTTGTGAATTGAAGAATAAAAACGGAAACGCTCCCCTGATTTTGGCGACTATTTTGGTCGGAAACGATCCTGCAAGCGCGACTTACGTGAAAATGAAAGGGAACGCATGTTTGCGTATCGGACTTGAGCCGATGAAAATAGAATTACCTCATGACACTTCAACCAAAAAACTTCTTGAAAAAATAGAAGATTTGAATCAGAACAAAAACGTCTTCGGAATTTTATTGCAGCATCCCGTTCCAAGCCAAATTAACGAGCGAGCGGCGTTTGATAAAATTTTACTTAAAAAAGACGTTGACGGCGTTACAAGTTTAGGCTTTGGCAAGATGGCTATGGGAGAAACCGTTTTCGGCAGCGCTACGCCAAGCGGAATTATGCGGCTTATTGACTATTATGGCATTAATTGTGCAGGGAAAAATGCACTTGTCGTGGGGCGAAGCGCAATTTTGGGAAAACCTGCGGCTATGATGCTTCTCAATAAAAACGCTACGGTTACCGTTTGTCATTCGCAAACGAAAAATCTTGATAAAATGATAAAAGATGCGGAAATCGTTGTAGGAGCGGTCGGAAAACCTAAATTTATTAAAGGCGAATGGATAGCCGACAACGCCGTTATTATTGACGCGGGGTATCATCCGCAACAAAAATGCGGCGATATTGATTTGGAAAATTGCAAAGATCGCTCTTTTGCGTACACTCCGGTT
- a CDS encoding Nif3-like dinuclear metal center hexameric protein has product MTSRSEISAYLDKYLSVAEIDDSSFNGLQVEGKEYVSKIAFAVDAGIEVFEKAKQENADILIVHHGLFWKKDDSRFIGMNKKRIDTLISADINLYAVHLPLDMHCEVGNNVEIIKIVGANVSGRFLKHGSGFVGATGKYGSPKSVLQIAEIIEDKLKTKPYVLDEKRIVSVIAAASGACSSDAVIQAKEAGADLLITGEKRDFYHLANDLGISMIFAGHHASEQTGIWALKKHISVKFPDIECVYIECPTGL; this is encoded by the coding sequence ATGACTTCCCGCAGCGAAATATCGGCTTATCTTGACAAATATTTGAGCGTCGCCGAAATTGACGATTCTTCTTTTAACGGTTTGCAAGTCGAAGGGAAAGAATACGTTAGTAAAATTGCATTCGCCGTTGACGCGGGAATAGAGGTTTTTGAGAAAGCGAAACAGGAAAACGCCGATATATTGATAGTTCATCACGGGCTTTTTTGGAAAAAAGACGATTCGCGATTTATCGGGATGAACAAAAAACGTATCGATACTTTAATTTCCGCCGATATAAATCTTTATGCCGTTCATCTTCCTCTTGATATGCATTGCGAAGTCGGAAACAACGTAGAAATAATAAAAATAGTCGGCGCAAACGTTTCAGGAAGATTTTTGAAACACGGAAGCGGTTTTGTCGGCGCAACAGGAAAATACGGCTCGCCGAAAAGCGTTTTACAAATTGCGGAAATTATTGAAGACAAACTAAAAACCAAACCTTATGTCTTAGACGAAAAAAGAATTGTTTCTGTAATTGCTGCGGCAAGCGGCGCTTGTTCTTCAGACGCTGTAATACAAGCAAAAGAAGCCGGTGCGGATTTGCTTATTACGGGTGAAAAACGGGATTTTTATCATTTGGCTAACGATTTGGGAATATCTATGATTTTTGCCGGACACCATGCAAGCGAACAAACGGGTATTTGGGCGTTGAAAAAACATATCTCAGTAAAATTTCCCGATATTGAATGCGTGTATATAGAATGCCCGACAGGATTATGA
- a CDS encoding SDR family oxidoreductase, with product MKIDLNGKLALITGASGGIGRTVAKTCALCGADVALHYYKDKDSVQKVADDIRNIGRKAKIFQANITCAQEINTMKDAVYATMGTPQIIVNNAVIQYEWKNILEQDLKDYESQFQSCIMHNVHMIKAFVPEMVKNKYGRVIAMNTECAMELQETQSAYVAGKRGMDGLLKVLAREVGEFGITVNQVAPGWTITEKFNGDLPEGADEYITQIPLKRMGTDQDIANAVVFLACDLASFITGAYIPVCGGNVMPTI from the coding sequence ATGAAAATAGATCTCAACGGAAAACTCGCACTTATTACGGGCGCATCCGGCGGAATCGGAAGAACTGTCGCAAAAACCTGCGCTTTATGCGGAGCTGATGTCGCTTTACACTATTACAAAGACAAAGATTCCGTACAAAAAGTTGCAGACGACATTCGTAATATAGGGCGCAAAGCGAAAATATTTCAGGCGAATATTACTTGCGCACAAGAGATAAATACAATGAAAGACGCCGTTTATGCGACGATGGGAACGCCTCAGATTATTGTCAATAACGCCGTTATACAATACGAATGGAAAAATATTCTTGAACAGGATTTGAAAGATTACGAAAGTCAGTTTCAATCCTGCATAATGCACAATGTACACATGATAAAAGCGTTTGTTCCAGAAATGGTGAAAAACAAATACGGCAGAGTAATAGCCATGAATACGGAATGCGCTATGGAATTACAGGAGACTCAATCGGCGTATGTCGCAGGAAAAAGAGGAATGGACGGACTGTTGAAAGTTCTTGCCCGCGAAGTCGGAGAGTTTGGAATAACCGTTAATCAAGTAGCTCCGGGATGGACGATAACCGAAAAATTTAACGGCGATTTGCCGGAAGGCGCCGATGAATATATAACACAAATACCGCTCAAACGAATGGGAACCGACCAAGATATAGCGAACGCCGTAGTGTTTTTGGCTTGTGATTTGGCTTCCTTTATTACCGGCGCTTACATTCCCGTGTGCGGCGGAAACGTCATGCCGACAATTTAA
- a CDS encoding mechanosensitive ion channel family protein, with product MNSVPSVQIPVDTQKIKDSFSLSPVKNNISISAKLLNSVNNFVTEISKIFKNIQKNGIGFLGEIFEAILITAVSVSLIFGTHLLFRRLSNAIVSYGEKHFKAITLKKYRILDQKQILRGVLFSLKFVKYTLSMLILFMTIPLIFGIFPQTHDFAVTLWGYFLSPVKTIFFGIVNYIPKLITIIVILFFVKYVLKMLKFFSNEIENGKLIIKGFYPDWAKPTYLLLKYMIYIFTIAVIFPYLPYSDTRVFQSISLFVGVIISLGSSSAIGNLVAGLVITYMRPFKIGDRIKIGENVGMVVEKTAVVVRIRTDKKEYVTFPNITILTSNITNFSYSNESGNGLIIHADITYNYSVEWRKIHELLIKAAKKTQFIEETPEPFVFQKSLDNFYCVYEINAYTKEIAGVMQVYSELHKNIQDAFRDAGLDLTTPDREVYETIETK from the coding sequence TTGAACTCTGTCCCATCCGTACAAATACCCGTAGATACGCAAAAAATAAAAGATTCGTTTTCTTTGTCGCCCGTAAAAAACAATATATCAATTTCGGCGAAACTTTTAAATTCCGTGAATAATTTTGTAACGGAAATTTCAAAAATATTCAAAAATATTCAAAAAAACGGAATAGGTTTTCTCGGTGAAATATTTGAAGCGATTTTAATAACGGCCGTTTCCGTATCGCTCATATTCGGAACTCATTTGCTTTTCAGACGCCTTTCAAACGCTATAGTTTCATACGGCGAAAAACACTTCAAAGCGATAACGCTCAAAAAATACAGAATATTAGACCAAAAGCAAATTCTACGTGGAGTTTTATTTTCGCTCAAATTCGTAAAATACACGCTTTCAATGTTGATTTTGTTTATGACGATCCCGCTGATTTTTGGGATTTTCCCTCAAACGCACGATTTTGCGGTTACACTGTGGGGATACTTTTTATCTCCTGTAAAAACGATTTTCTTCGGAATAGTAAATTATATTCCAAAACTGATAACGATTATCGTAATATTATTTTTCGTAAAATACGTTTTGAAAATGCTGAAATTTTTCAGCAACGAAATCGAAAACGGCAAACTTATAATCAAAGGATTTTATCCCGACTGGGCAAAACCGACTTATCTACTGTTAAAATACATGATTTACATTTTCACCATAGCGGTGATTTTTCCATATTTGCCTTACTCGGACACGCGAGTTTTTCAGAGTATCTCTCTGTTCGTAGGAGTAATAATTTCGCTCGGTTCTTCTTCGGCAATCGGGAATCTGGTCGCAGGATTAGTGATAACTTATATGCGTCCGTTCAAAATCGGCGACAGGATAAAAATCGGCGAAAACGTCGGCATGGTAGTCGAAAAAACCGCGGTTGTAGTTAGAATACGGACAGACAAAAAAGAATATGTTACATTTCCAAATATCACGATTTTGACATCGAACATTACAAATTTCAGTTATTCAAACGAATCCGGGAACGGTTTGATAATTCATGCGGACATCACTTATAATTATTCGGTCGAATGGCGCAAAATTCACGAATTGCTGATAAAAGCGGCAAAAAAAACGCAGTTTATAGAAGAAACGCCGGAACCGTTCGTTTTTCAGAAATCGCTTGACAATTTTTACTGCGTTTATGAAATCAACGCTTATACCAAAGAAATAGCAGGGGTTATGCAGGTTTATTCGGAGTTGCATAAAAACATCCAAGACGCTTTTCGAGATGCCGGTTTGGATTTGACTACGCCTGACCGTGAAGTTTATGAAACTATAGAAACAAAATAA
- a CDS encoding response regulator yields the protein MRVLLVDDSSTMRRIQTNQLNALGITEVIEAENGQDGLDKLAKFMPIDVVLLDWNMPVKNGYEFLTEARANAAYAGVKIIMCTSESEKARVLEALKAGANNYIVKPFAAEAIKEKLGL from the coding sequence ATGAGAGTGCTTCTTGTTGACGATTCTTCCACCATGAGAAGAATACAAACCAACCAGTTAAATGCTTTGGGAATTACAGAGGTGATAGAAGCGGAAAACGGACAAGACGGGCTTGACAAGCTGGCTAAATTTATGCCGATAGACGTTGTTTTGCTTGATTGGAATATGCCGGTTAAAAACGGATATGAATTTCTCACCGAAGCGCGCGCTAACGCCGCTTACGCCGGTGTAAAAATCATTATGTGTACTTCGGAATCGGAGAAAGCGCGCGTTCTCGAAGCGCTCAAAGCAGGTGCGAACAACTATATTGTAAAGCCGTTTGCAGCCGAAGCGATAAAAGAAAAATTGGGTTTGTAG
- a CDS encoding TolC family protein, producing the protein MFCVILIILILSSAAFAADYSLNELVDSAYKHSHLLSIADLQIEKNKEFVDESKRHLLPAVTFTGNYNYAITPYNSMAKITDESPASFTEFYKKEIAGNFPYKAGDTLITGMLDYLISGFSEITPRNTISGGIDLRQTFFAQNKFRHSINYARIQGRALICYWQDVRMKVKADMTKLYYSALIAKEQTLIEKQSRDIAESRHNQTVLLFNSHILSEIDTLNSFVDFSSSAIRLAESQRHNREIYHTIALSAGISNSDSITLSDTLSISGYRFDYDVLQQHFLEENKDLRLLANEVDLAEIRAAMAKDDYYPIIYGGISLNKVAQFDNLNKFDDFSFEPDRKLYLGISYDITTFGRRRLKVKQSEYDLKIAKHNYENKKEQLLIQLKSNFEAINEEYAKVEESKKILDASQKALVLAQNRFSDGLISQMEMDIFEQRFRQSGLVYLSAVLRYNSALIDLRIMGADYLYEFSESFEK; encoded by the coding sequence ATGTTTTGTGTTATCTTGATAATTTTAATCTTATCGTCTGCGGCGTTTGCAGCCGATTATTCGCTCAACGAACTTGTAGATTCCGCTTACAAGCATTCGCATTTACTTTCTATCGCCGACCTTCAAATTGAAAAAAACAAAGAATTCGTGGACGAGTCTAAAAGGCATCTATTACCCGCCGTAACATTTACCGGAAATTACAATTACGCAATCACTCCTTATAATTCCATGGCGAAAATAACGGATGAAAGTCCCGCCTCTTTTACGGAATTTTATAAAAAAGAAATTGCAGGAAATTTTCCATATAAAGCAGGCGACACTTTAATAACCGGCATGCTTGATTATTTAATAAGCGGGTTTTCCGAGATTACTCCGCGAAACACGATTTCCGGCGGGATTGATTTACGCCAAACTTTTTTTGCGCAAAATAAATTTCGCCATTCAATAAACTACGCGCGAATTCAAGGACGAGCTTTAATTTGTTACTGGCAGGATGTACGTATGAAAGTAAAGGCGGATATGACTAAATTATATTATAGTGCGCTTATCGCTAAAGAACAAACGTTAATTGAAAAACAAAGCCGCGATATTGCCGAAAGCCGCCATAATCAGACGGTTCTTCTTTTCAATTCGCATATCTTATCAGAGATTGACACGCTTAACAGTTTTGTTGACTTTTCGTCGTCTGCAATTCGACTCGCCGAAAGTCAAAGGCATAACCGTGAAATTTATCATACAATCGCACTGTCGGCGGGAATTTCAAATTCCGATTCTATAACTTTAAGCGACACGCTTTCAATTTCCGGATATAGATTTGATTATGACGTTTTGCAACAACATTTTCTTGAAGAGAATAAAGACCTAAGACTTTTGGCTAATGAAGTCGATTTGGCTGAAATACGCGCAGCGATGGCAAAAGACGACTATTACCCGATTATTTACGGAGGAATATCGTTAAATAAAGTCGCACAATTTGATAACCTTAATAAATTCGACGATTTTTCTTTTGAACCCGACAGAAAACTTTATTTGGGAATTTCTTACGATATTACAACATTCGGACGGCGCAGGTTGAAAGTCAAGCAGAGCGAGTACGATTTGAAAATAGCAAAGCACAATTACGAGAATAAAAAAGAACAGCTGCTTATTCAACTGAAATCAAACTTTGAGGCGATTAACGAAGAATATGCAAAAGTAGAAGAAAGCAAAAAAATTCTTGACGCATCGCAAAAAGCGCTTGTTTTGGCGCAAAATCGTTTTAGCGACGGCTTAATTTCACAAATGGAAATGGATATTTTCGAACAGCGGTTTCGTCAAAGCGGATTGGTTTATTTATCTGCGGTTTTGCGATATAATTCCGCTTTAATAGATTTAAGAATTATGGGAGCGGATTATTTGTATGAATTTTCGGAATCGTTTGAAAAATAA
- a CDS encoding M23 family metallopeptidase, translating to MIKINLYKVMVVITIAFFFGCKKEHTKDSVEINRDFHVMKTTIEDTIVTIEDTIRKGEGPFNLMERLKIDRKIRLKILYSLANEADFTTLKTGEKFAAVYNSDTTQILEFIYFQDKITTHRIKILYENDTSYAAYVLDEKPSKVRHRLIKGTLNSPTLDTEFRSMGLAPHIVGIATNVLECKISFRTDARIGDKFELLLEEVVYYDTTQENGVIERILDDKTNVLFVSYSGVRAKEHKGYRYFDGDKSSSYNAHYTEDGEALIYSGLRYPLDKTHITSPYGNRRHPVTGKASFHAGIDYRAKVGTPVYAVAEGKVVISKYDKMSGNQIAIKHKDNTTSYYLHLNKRNIGEGAYVKARQAIGLSGNTGLSNGPHLHLGFKQANGTWMNPLSKRMIAAPKLTGERLEKLKSQIKEIKRIYEEF from the coding sequence TTGATAAAAATAAATCTTTATAAAGTCATGGTCGTTATAACAATCGCGTTTTTTTTCGGATGCAAAAAAGAACATACGAAAGATTCCGTTGAAATTAACCGAGATTTTCATGTTATGAAAACAACTATAGAAGATACGATTGTGACAATAGAAGACACGATTCGTAAAGGAGAAGGTCCGTTCAATTTAATGGAACGCCTCAAAATCGACCGAAAAATCCGCTTGAAAATACTTTACAGTCTGGCAAACGAAGCCGATTTCACAACGTTGAAAACCGGAGAAAAATTTGCGGCGGTATATAATTCGGATACGACGCAGATTCTGGAATTTATATATTTTCAAGACAAAATAACTACGCATAGAATAAAAATTCTTTATGAAAACGACACGTCCTATGCGGCTTACGTCTTAGACGAAAAACCGAGTAAAGTTCGCCACAGATTGATTAAAGGAACTCTTAATTCGCCTACTTTAGACACGGAATTTCGCAGCATGGGGCTTGCGCCGCACATCGTAGGAATTGCGACAAACGTTTTGGAATGTAAAATATCTTTCAGAACGGACGCAAGAATAGGCGATAAGTTTGAACTATTGCTTGAAGAAGTCGTCTATTACGATACGACTCAAGAAAACGGCGTCATAGAACGGATTCTTGACGATAAAACAAACGTACTTTTCGTTTCTTATTCGGGCGTCAGAGCGAAAGAGCATAAAGGATACAGATATTTTGACGGGGATAAAAGCAGTTCTTACAACGCGCATTACACCGAAGACGGCGAAGCGCTTATTTATTCGGGACTTCGTTACCCGCTTGATAAAACACACATTACGTCGCCGTACGGCAATCGCCGACATCCCGTTACAGGAAAAGCGTCTTTTCACGCAGGCATAGATTATAGAGCGAAAGTCGGCACCCCCGTTTACGCGGTAGCGGAAGGTAAAGTCGTTATTTCAAAATACGACAAAATGTCGGGGAATCAAATCGCGATAAAACACAAAGACAACACAACTTCCTATTATCTTCATTTAAATAAACGAAATATAGGGGAAGGCGCTTATGTAAAAGCGCGGCAAGCGATAGGACTTTCCGGGAACACGGGATTGAGCAACGGACCGCATTTGCATTTAGGATTTAAGCAGGCAAACGGAACTTGGATGAATCCGCTTAGCAAACGCATGATAGCGGCGCCAAAATTAACCGGAGAACGGCTTGAAAAACTAAAATCGCAAATCAAAGAAATTAAGCGAATTTATGAAGAATTTTAA
- a CDS encoding cation:proton antiporter, producing the protein MNSPIIQEPIFVFTIVMAVIFLSPYVMRLMRLPEIAGVIFFGIILGPDCLNVLERDTGILLFGTVGIIYIMFYSGLEIDLKDFKKKKDKSIAFGLLTFIIPMSAGFLAGHFLLKFDLTTSILFGSIFSSHTLLTYPAAGKLGVKDNEAVVVTVGGTLITNSISMLILAVISSKALNVGESWYNAPLLFVSFSLLVVILVPKFSRWFFRIAESESYTQYIFIITILFAVASVGKLLGIEPIIGAFLAGLAVNTLIPANSILMNRIGFIGNTLFVPFFLMYVGMLTNLKLLFGGWKTIGMAFLMFVLAVPTKYFAAYFTQKFFKYSKNQRDLIFGLSNTQAANTLAAVFVGVKIGLFTPVLLDASILLMLVTCIISAIFTEKAAKAISSEKKESYKDEDIENNGTIQEKILLLLSNPKTVTKLVDLSIMMKNPKNENPIFPLNLVVDGNDVKEGIEKKQKLLEQAQTHASGTNQLTHLITRVDVNVASGVKLVSKEFSITHIILGWNSSQVGAPKIFGTVLDHILSVSENIIVSVKSVVDWHVIERTILFISPNALIEYNFLLVILPILRVASSLKTKIILYGSRLQYEEVVDISRKNNINLDIVFEEKVKSPVKFAKETIRQNDFSVIINGRKNSLSFSEEYEKVPSLINGKLPKENFMVVYPPKKEKEVRYITNY; encoded by the coding sequence ATGAACTCACCTATTATACAGGAACCTATTTTTGTTTTTACAATCGTGATGGCTGTAATATTTTTGTCGCCGTATGTTATGCGCCTTATGAGGCTTCCAGAAATCGCCGGTGTTATATTTTTTGGAATAATTTTAGGTCCCGACTGCTTAAACGTTCTTGAGCGGGATACCGGAATTTTACTTTTCGGAACTGTCGGAATTATTTATATAATGTTTTATTCGGGTCTTGAGATTGACTTAAAAGATTTCAAAAAGAAAAAAGACAAAAGCATAGCGTTCGGACTTTTGACGTTTATTATTCCAATGTCGGCAGGGTTTTTAGCAGGACATTTTTTATTAAAATTTGATTTAACTACGTCGATTCTTTTTGGGAGTATCTTTTCGTCGCACACTCTTTTGACTTATCCCGCCGCCGGAAAACTCGGCGTAAAAGACAACGAAGCCGTCGTCGTGACGGTTGGCGGAACGCTTATTACGAATTCAATTTCGATGTTAATTCTCGCAGTAATTTCAAGTAAAGCTTTGAACGTCGGCGAATCGTGGTATAATGCGCCGCTTTTGTTTGTCTCGTTTTCGCTTTTAGTCGTAATTCTTGTCCCGAAATTCTCACGATGGTTTTTCAGGATAGCCGAAAGCGAAAGTTACACTCAATATATTTTTATAATAACTATTTTATTTGCGGTGGCGTCGGTCGGGAAATTGCTTGGAATTGAGCCGATTATAGGAGCCTTTTTGGCAGGTTTGGCGGTAAACACTCTAATTCCTGCAAATTCTATTTTGATGAACAGGATAGGTTTTATAGGGAATACGCTTTTTGTTCCGTTTTTTTTGATGTATGTTGGAATGCTGACAAACTTAAAACTTCTTTTTGGCGGCTGGAAAACGATAGGAATGGCGTTTTTGATGTTTGTTCTCGCCGTTCCTACGAAATATTTCGCCGCATATTTTACGCAGAAATTTTTTAAATATTCCAAAAATCAAAGGGATTTGATTTTTGGGTTAAGCAATACGCAGGCGGCGAACACTTTGGCTGCGGTGTTTGTAGGCGTTAAAATAGGATTGTTTACGCCGGTTTTACTTGATGCGTCAATCCTGCTTATGCTTGTTACCTGCATAATAAGTGCGATTTTCACAGAAAAAGCGGCAAAAGCCATATCGTCCGAAAAAAAAGAGTCGTACAAGGATGAAGATATAGAAAATAACGGAACGATACAGGAAAAAATATTATTACTGTTGTCAAATCCTAAAACCGTTACAAAATTAGTCGATTTATCAATAATGATGAAAAATCCGAAAAACGAAAATCCGATTTTTCCGTTAAATTTGGTTGTTGACGGTAATGACGTCAAAGAAGGAATAGAAAAAAAACAAAAATTACTTGAGCAAGCGCAAACTCATGCGTCCGGAACTAATCAACTTACCCATTTGATTACCAGAGTCGATGTAAATGTCGCGTCGGGCGTAAAACTTGTTTCAAAAGAATTTTCAATTACGCATATAATTTTGGGATGGAATAGTTCGCAAGTCGGCGCTCCAAAAATTTTCGGAACGGTTTTGGATCATATTTTGTCTGTCAGTGAAAACATTATCGTCTCTGTAAAAAGCGTCGTCGATTGGCATGTCATCGAACGGACTATACTTTTTATTTCTCCGAACGCATTGATTGAATATAATTTCTTGCTGGTAATATTACCTATTTTACGAGTTGCAAGTTCGCTTAAAACGAAAATAATTCTTTACGGTTCAAGGCTGCAGTATGAAGAAGTCGTAGATATTAGCCGTAAGAATAATATAAATTTAGACATTGTTTTTGAGGAAAAAGTGAAAAGTCCGGTCAAATTCGCCAAAGAAACGATTCGTCAAAACGATTTTTCCGTAATAATTAACGGAAGAAAAAATTCTTTGAGTTTCAGTGAAGAATATGAAAAAGTGCCAAGTCTCATAAACGGCAAATTACCGAAAGAAAATTTTATGGTCGTATATCCGCCGAAAAAAGAAAAAGAAGTTCGATATATTACAAATTACTGA
- a CDS encoding pyruvate carboxylase subunit B, whose protein sequence is MFKKQTESTLHKIPLRITDTTLRDAHQSIWATRMRTKDIMGIIDTIDNVGYYSLECWGGATFDVCMRFLREDPWERLRLIKGSAKKTPLQMLLRGQNLVGYRNYPDDVVEKFIHLSVKNGVDIFRVFDALNDSRNLEASIKAIKKHDAYAQGTLAYTISPAHTIEKYVSDAKEQVQMGIDSLCIKDMAGILSPISAEKLVKALVKEVNIPIQIHTHSTSGMGISAYVEGVRAGAGAIDCSVSSMALNTAQPPVETLVAIFKETNYAADLDLNAVSKTANYFKNLFPKRTQKSSMEVNTIDPDILIHQIPGGMISNFRSQLTQQNALDKLDDVLKEVSAVRKDFGYPPLVTPTSQIVGTQAVLNILSGERYKIVPKEIKDYVKGMYGDSPIKMERDFVKKILGDEKPIKHRPADDIKPVLDKITDEIEPKFITQDEDILSYAIFPEVAAEFFKWRAKPEDEREMIPADVELLDGMEASMPKKSSGSKEEMAPLAHKDDYQGIGYILSQSSGMVFDEFLIKKGDFSLLLKTSGAKSSQDVNVKPVENTEQKDEASKIPSSQNKDYVWTINSPITGTFYCAPGPGKPKFVEIGQSINMGEVVCTVEAMKLFNEIKTDKDGVVASVLAKDGETVQKGQALIGMK, encoded by the coding sequence ATGTTCAAAAAACAAACGGAAAGTACGCTCCACAAAATACCGCTTCGCATTACCGACACTACTTTGCGCGACGCGCACCAATCAATTTGGGCGACTAGAATGAGAACTAAAGATATTATGGGAATTATCGACACTATAGATAATGTCGGCTATTATTCGCTGGAATGTTGGGGCGGCGCGACTTTTGACGTATGTATGAGATTTTTACGGGAGGATCCGTGGGAACGTCTGAGACTTATTAAGGGGAGTGCGAAAAAAACGCCGCTTCAAATGTTGCTTCGAGGGCAAAATTTGGTCGGTTATCGTAATTATCCCGATGACGTCGTTGAAAAATTTATTCATCTTTCGGTAAAAAACGGAGTGGATATTTTTAGGGTTTTTGACGCGCTTAACGATTCCAGAAATCTTGAAGCTTCGATTAAAGCGATAAAAAAACATGACGCATACGCACAGGGAACTTTGGCTTACACTATTTCGCCGGCTCATACGATTGAAAAATATGTTTCCGACGCGAAAGAACAGGTACAAATGGGAATCGACTCGTTATGCATAAAAGACATGGCGGGGATTTTGTCGCCGATTTCTGCGGAAAAATTGGTAAAAGCTTTGGTAAAAGAAGTAAACATTCCCATTCAAATTCATACTCACAGTACAAGCGGTATGGGGATTTCCGCTTACGTAGAAGGTGTTCGGGCGGGAGCCGGAGCAATTGACTGTTCGGTTTCAAGTATGGCTTTGAATACGGCTCAGCCGCCCGTAGAGACGCTTGTCGCTATTTTCAAGGAAACAAATTATGCGGCGGATCTTGATTTAAACGCCGTTTCCAAAACAGCGAATTATTTCAAAAATCTGTTTCCAAAAAGAACTCAGAAATCGTCTATGGAGGTAAATACGATTGACCCCGATATTTTAATTCATCAGATTCCTGGAGGTATGATTTCAAATTTTCGCTCCCAACTTACGCAGCAAAACGCACTTGATAAACTTGACGATGTTTTGAAAGAAGTAAGCGCTGTCCGCAAAGATTTCGGTTATCCGCCTTTAGTTACGCCTACAAGCCAAATTGTCGGTACGCAGGCGGTTCTGAACATTCTTTCCGGCGAAAGATACAAGATAGTGCCAAAAGAAATCAAAGATTACGTCAAAGGAATGTACGGCGACTCTCCCATAAAAATGGAAAGGGATTTCGTTAAAAAGATTTTGGGTGACGAAAAGCCGATTAAACATCGTCCGGCGGACGACATTAAGCCGGTTTTAGATAAAATTACAGACGAAATAGAACCGAAATTTATTACTCAAGACGAAGATATTTTGTCGTATGCCATATTCCCCGAAGTTGCTGCAGAATTCTTTAAATGGCGGGCAAAACCCGAAGATGAAAGAGAAATGATTCCAGCCGACGTGGAATTGCTTGACGGTATGGAAGCGTCTATGCCGAAAAAATCGTCCGGTTCCAAAGAAGAAATGGCGCCGCTTGCCCATAAAGACGATTATCAAGGAATAGGATATATTTTAAGCCAAAGTTCAGGTATGGTTTTTGATGAATTTTTGATTAAAAAGGGCGATTTCTCGCTACTTCTGAAAACGAGCGGGGCAAAAAGTTCACAAGACGTAAACGTAAAACCTGTCGAAAATACGGAACAGAAAGACGAAGCGTCCAAAATACCGTCGTCTCAAAATAAAGATTACGTTTGGACGATAAATTCGCCTATTACGGGAACTTTTTATTGTGCACCAGGCCCCGGTAAACCCAAGTTTGTTGAAATAGGGCAGTCGATAAATATGGGTGAGGTTGTTTGTACCGTGGAAGCGATGAAGCTGTTCAACGAGATAAAAACCGACAAAGACGGCGTTGTTGCGTCTGTTTTGGCAAAAGACGGCGAAACGGTTCAAAAAGGTCAAGCGTTAATTGGAATGAAATAG